ATCCAGAGCGACAAACCGAAACGGGCCGGCCGGGACGATGATGGTGTGGTCAGGCATCAGAACTATCTCCATCCCCGTTCGAAATGAACGCCGCAATCCGGCTGTGTCGCGCTTTCGTTTCCGGGCTATGCGGTTTCTAAGGATGATCCCCGCGCCGTACCAGCCCCTCGCTCCGGTTCAGGACAGGGCGCGCTACATCTGCCCCCAAAAGCAGGCGGCGAAAGCGGCGTGAGCTACAACCGGCGCAGGTTGCAGTTCCGCTTCTTTCTTGTTGCCTTCCATAAAGCCGGACCAGCCCGTGACGGCGCGCGCGAAGATGCAGCTTTCGCACCGGAATGCGTCAAAACCAATAGCCATTGTGGGCCCGGAGCGCTAGGAATGGCCGTGATATGTAAACCGACATTTGCCCGGTCCTGGCTGTGCAGGGCGGTGCAAATGGCCGCAGATCTCCGGAGCCCGAGATGAGCTATATCCCCGCCGCTGACCGCTATGACAACAACCGTGCGAAATACCGCTATACCGGCAAAAGCGGGCTGCAACTGCCGGCGCTTTCGCTGGGGCTCTGGCATAATTTTGGCGATACAACCCCGCTTGAGACACAGCGCGAGATCGTCTTCAGCGCCTTTGATCACGGCATCACCCATTTCGATCTCGCCAATAATTACGGCCCTCCCTATGGCGCGGCAGAGGTCAATTTCGGCCGTATCCTGCGCGAGGATCTGGCGGCGCATCGCGATGAACTGATCATCTCGACCAAGGCCGGCTGGGATATGTGGCCAGGCCCTTATGGTCAGGGCGGCGGCTCGCGTAAATATGTGCTGTCGAGCCTGGATCAGAGCCTGAAACGGCTGGGCGTTGATTATGTCGACATCTTCTATTCGCACCGGTTCGACGCAAAAACCCCGCTGGAAGAGACGGCGGATGCGCTGGCGACGGCGGTGAAACAGGGCAAGGCCCTTTATGTCGGCGTCTCGTCCTATTCCGGTGCCAAAACCCGCGAGATGGCGGCGCTTCTGCGCGAGCGCCAGGTGCCGCTTCTGATCAACCAGCCGTCTTACAACCTGTTCAACCGCTGGATTGAAAAGGATCTTCTCGACACCGTTGAAGAGACCGGCACCGGGATCATCGCCTTCACCGCACTGGCGCAGGGGCTTTTGACCGGCAAATATCTGAACGGAATCCCGGAGGATGCACGGGTGAACCGGGCGGGCGGCGGCTCGCTGCGCCCTGAACATCTGAGCGACGAAAACCTCGCCCGCGCGCGCGCACTGAATGAAATCGCGAAACGGCGTGGCCAGAGCCTTGCGCAGCTGGCGCTGGCCTGGGTCCTGCGCGATCCGCGTGTGACCTCGACCCTGATCGGGGCTTCCACGGCGGCACAGGTTGCGGAAAATGTCGCGGCGCTGGACAACCTGGATTTCAGCCCGGAAGAGCTGGCGGAAATCGACCTCCATGCGGTCGATGGCGGCGTTAATCTCTGGGACAAGCCGTCCCATGACCAGGCGATCTGAGCCGGCGCGCCCAGACTGATTCACCATCGGACGCTGCGAGGGAAACAACTCTCTCGCAGCGGGCCGGAGCAAAGAAGAAACCGCCCGCGCAGGCGCGCGGAAAAGAACGGGCACGGCTTGCCCGACACCCGGATTACGGGCAAATTTCATCAGCAAATTATTGATATATCAATGTCTTGGCCATTTGCCCTTATCTGGCATCGGGTCCGGACCCTGCTGTGAAAAGGAACCGCCATGGGCTCTCTGACCGGGAACCAGATCGACTATAGCCTGCATCCGCGTGTCAATTCCGATGACCCGGTGCCCGCTCGCCCGCGCCCGTCCGAGCCGGCCTATGTGCTGAAAGACGAGGCCGATGCGATCCGCGTCGCGACAGAGCTGGCGGCAGAGCTGGCCAAGGATGCTGCGCTTCGCGACCGCGAGGGGCTTTTGCCGCTGCGCGAGCTGGATCTCTATTCGCAAAGTGGCATCTGGTCGATCATCGTGCCGAAGGAATATGGCGGACCGGGCCTGTCCTATGCCACACTTGCGAAGGTGATCGCGATTGTCGCCTCGGGCGATCCGTCGGTGGCGCAGATCGCGCAGAACCATATCGCCATTCTCGGGCTGATCGATATTGACGCAACCGATGCCGAAAAACGTGAGATCTTTGGCTGGGCGTTGCAGGGGCTGCGCTTTGGCAATGCCTTCTCGGAATTCGGCGGCAAGACCGTGGTCGATTTCAAGACCCGCGTCACCTTCGAGGGCGACGAGGCAGTGGTGAATGGCGAGAAGTTCTACACCACCGGCGCGCTCCTGTCGCATATCGTGCCAATCGTTTCGATCGGGGATGACGGCGCATATCTCGTCTTTGCCGACCGCGAAACCAAAGGGCTGACGATCACCAATAACTGGTCAAGCTTTGGCCAGCGCACCACCGGATCCGGTTCGGTCCGGCTGGAGAATGTGCGGGTGCCGAAGGCGCGCGCGGTCAAACTCCAGGATGTTTCGGTGGTGCCGACGGTACAGGGGCCGATCTCGCAGATCATTCAGGCTGCGATTGATGCCGGTATCGCGCGCAACGCGATTGACGAGACGATCCGCTTTGTGACCACCCAAAGCCGGCCCTGGATCGACAGCGGCAAAGAGACTGCGGGCGAGGATCCCTATACGATTCAGGCCATTGGCACGCTGAAGATCCACCTTCACGCCGCCGATGCGCTGCTCGAGATCGCCGGACGCGCCATCGACCGGGGCCGTGCCGATCCGACGGAAGAAAACGTGACAGACGCGACCATTAAGACCGCCGAGGCCAAGGTGCTGACCACTCAGGTCGCAATTGACGCGACCAATAAGCTGTTTGAATTGGGCGGCACCCGCTCGACGCTGGCGCAGCATGCGCTGGACCGGCATTGGCGCAATGCCCGCACCCATACGTTGCATGATCCGGTGCGCTGGAAATTCTACCATATCGGCAATTACTACCTGAATGGCGTCAACCCGCCGCGCCATCCCTGGAACTGACCCGTAATACGCAAAACGCCCCGGGATTCCGGGGCGTTTTCAGATCATCGCCGCGCTCAGGCAGAAACTGGCTCCTGTGCCAGCTTTGCCGCCAGCTTTTCGGCCCAGGCGGTCACTTCGGGAACGCCCATCAGCTCGCCCACAGCGGCGCGGGCCAGCGGTCCTGCGATCAGAAGATCGCTTTGCGGCTGACCGTATGCATCAATCGCTTCACCCTCCGGCGTCGCCGAAAGCCCAAGCCCCAGCGGATCGACCGCAATCAGCCCCTGACGCGCAAGATCGGCGTAAAGCGGGTTGGTTGCGGTGACCGCCCCATGTGCGGGTCCGGTCGCGAGGATCACCCGATCCGCTGTGACGCACAGCGCGCCGCCCCGGCGCAGCCGCAGGCTGATGCGCAGCCGCGCGCCCTCACGCTCAAGCCCCGTCACGCGGCCGGCCAGCGCAACCAGCTGGCCTGACCGCTCGGCCGCGAGCAGGCTTGCATGGGTCTGCGGCGCGATGCGGAAGCGGTGGATATCCCAAAGCCCGCGCAGATGGCGCAAGAGCCGCCGGCGCTCGGGCAGTGGCAGCGCGGCCCAGATCTGCGGGCCCTGGCCTCGTAGCCGGTCAAAGACCGGATGCCAGGTCAGCCCGGCCTTTGCGGCAATGACCAGCTCAGCCCGGATACGGCGCAAAAGCGCCAGTGCCGTGACCGGCGGATCAAGGGTGAAATCGGCGCTGCTCTCGTCCTGGACCGGCCCATGCGGCTGCGAGCGCCGCCCTGATCGCGATAAAAGCCGGATCCGCCCCTTGTGATTGCGCCGCATCAGGCTTGCAACAATATCGGCGCCGGTCAGGCCCGAGCCGATGATCAGCAGCTCTCCCTCAGGGTCAAACCCGTCCAGCACAGCGGGCAGATAGGGGTCGGCGATCAGCGCGGACGTCCCGGCGAGGGCTTCGAGCCCGCGCGGCAGGCCGGGGCCGGGATGGGTGGCCGCAAGCACCAGCTCATCGGCCCGGATCACGCGCCCGTCCTCTAGCCCGATCTCCCAGCGGCCAGCGGTGCGCGCGGCCCTGACGGCCCGGCTTTGCAGATGCACGATCCGACCGGCATCGAGAAAGGGTTGCAAATGCGCCAGCACATAGGCGCCAAACACCGCGCGCGGTGTGAAAATCGCACCGTCAGGGCGCAGCGCATCCGGCGCATAGGCCGGTGCGGCGTCTGATGCCAGCCAGCGCGCATAGTGATCCGGCTCGGACGTGTCGAGTGTCATCTTCACATGCGGCACGTTCAGACGGTGGTCCGGGTCGGGCGTGGAATAGGCGAGCCCCCTGCCAGGCTCGGGCCTCGGATCAATCAGGGTGATGCGCAATGTGTCGTCGGGGCTCAGCCGGGCCAGATGCCAGGCCAGCGCCGATCCGGAAAGCCCGGCCCCCACGATGGCGACATGCCGCCCTTCAGGGGCGGTGATCGGGCGCTGTTCGGTCATTTCAGCGCCCCTCTCAGCTGGCCGAAGCGCGCGCGCGGATGTCAAAGGCCCCGCCGGTCTGGGCGCTGCGCTCGGTCACGGCAGACTTGCCCAGAAGCGGGAAGACCAGTTCGGCAAAACGGATGGACTCTTCCAGATGCGGATAGCCCGACAGCACGAATGTATCGACCCCGAGCGCCTGATATTCGCGCAGCCGCTCGACAATCTGCTGCGGGTTGCCGACCAAAGCCGTGCCAGCCCCGCCGCGCACAAGGCCAACCCCGGCCCAGAGGTTTGGCCCCACCACCAGCCGGTCGCGCCGCCCGCCATGCAGCGCCTGCATCCGGGCCTGGCCATGGCTGTCCATCCTGGCCATATTGGCCTGGGAGGCCGCGATATCCTCATCCGAGAGATGCGAGATCAGCCGGTCGGCATCGGCCCAGGCCTCCTCTTCGGTCTCGCGCGCGATCACATGCAGGCGCACGCCAAACCGGACCTGACGCCCGTGCTTTGCAGCCCGCGCCCGCACATCGGCGATCTTTTCCGCCACGGCTTCGGGTGGCTCGCCCCAGGTCAGATAGGCATCGACATGTTTCCCGGCGAGATCATGCGCTGCCGGCGAGGATCCTCCGAAATACAAAGGCGGATAGGGCCGCTGCACCGGAGGGTGGAAATTCCGCGCGTTCTCGACGCTGAGATGCTTGCCCTTGAACGAGACCGGCGCATCGGTCGCGAGGATCCGGCGCCAGACGGTCAGAAATTCATCCGCGGCCTCGTAACGCTCGTCATGTTTCAGAAAGACGCCATCCGCCGCAAGCTCGGTCGCATCGCCGCCCGGCACCACATTCAGCAAAAGCCGGCCGCCAAGTGCCTGATCCAGCGTCGCCGCCTGGCGCGCCGAGGCCGTCGGCCCCATGATCGAGGTGCGCAAAGCGACCAGAAGCTTGATCTGCTTCGTCTCGGCAATCAGGCTCGCCGCTGTCACCCAGGGGTCCTGGCAGCTTGCGCCCGTGGGGATCAAAAGCCCGTCATAGCCCAGCCGGTCCGCGGTGATCGCGATCTGGCGGATATAGCCATTCTCGGGCGGGCGGCTGAAATCCGAAGTGCCCAGATAGCGCGTATCGCCCGAGGTCGGCAGGAACCAGAAGATCTCAGGGCTGGCGGGAGGGTTGGTCTGACTGGGCGGGGTATCCTGGATCGGGTGGCTCATGTCGCGACTTCCTGGGCGATGGGGGGCGGTGAGTACTATGGCCTGAGGGGCGCACCCCGTCAGATCTGAGGCTGAGTTATACGAGGGTCAGCGCCCCTCCGGCCATTCCAAAGGCCTTTTCTGCGCAGAAGGCGGCCACTGTTGCCCTCCCCCCTTAGGGAAAACTATTCTCCTGA
This genomic window from Gemmobacter sp. 24YEA27 contains:
- a CDS encoding FAD/NAD(P)-binding protein; this translates as MTEQRPITAPEGRHVAIVGAGLSGSALAWHLARLSPDDTLRITLIDPRPEPGRGLAYSTPDPDHRLNVPHVKMTLDTSEPDHYARWLASDAAPAYAPDALRPDGAIFTPRAVFGAYVLAHLQPFLDAGRIVHLQSRAVRAARTAGRWEIGLEDGRVIRADELVLAATHPGPGLPRGLEALAGTSALIADPYLPAVLDGFDPEGELLIIGSGLTGADIVASLMRRNHKGRIRLLSRSGRRSQPHGPVQDESSADFTLDPPVTALALLRRIRAELVIAAKAGLTWHPVFDRLRGQGPQIWAALPLPERRRLLRHLRGLWDIHRFRIAPQTHASLLAAERSGQLVALAGRVTGLEREGARLRISLRLRRGGALCVTADRVILATGPAHGAVTATNPLYADLARQGLIAVDPLGLGLSATPEGEAIDAYGQPQSDLLIAGPLARAAVGELMGVPEVTAWAEKLAAKLAQEPVSA
- the mgrA gene encoding L-glyceraldehyde 3-phosphate reductase; translation: MSYIPAADRYDNNRAKYRYTGKSGLQLPALSLGLWHNFGDTTPLETQREIVFSAFDHGITHFDLANNYGPPYGAAEVNFGRILREDLAAHRDELIISTKAGWDMWPGPYGQGGGSRKYVLSSLDQSLKRLGVDYVDIFYSHRFDAKTPLEETADALATAVKQGKALYVGVSSYSGAKTREMAALLRERQVPLLINQPSYNLFNRWIEKDLLDTVEETGTGIIAFTALAQGLLTGKYLNGIPEDARVNRAGGGSLRPEHLSDENLARARALNEIAKRRGQSLAQLALAWVLRDPRVTSTLIGASTAAQVAENVAALDNLDFSPEELAEIDLHAVDGGVNLWDKPSHDQAI
- the ssuD gene encoding FMNH2-dependent alkanesulfonate monooxygenase, which produces MSHPIQDTPPSQTNPPASPEIFWFLPTSGDTRYLGTSDFSRPPENGYIRQIAITADRLGYDGLLIPTGASCQDPWVTAASLIAETKQIKLLVALRTSIMGPTASARQAATLDQALGGRLLLNVVPGGDATELAADGVFLKHDERYEAADEFLTVWRRILATDAPVSFKGKHLSVENARNFHPPVQRPYPPLYFGGSSPAAHDLAGKHVDAYLTWGEPPEAVAEKIADVRARAAKHGRQVRFGVRLHVIARETEEEAWADADRLISHLSDEDIAASQANMARMDSHGQARMQALHGGRRDRLVVGPNLWAGVGLVRGGAGTALVGNPQQIVERLREYQALGVDTFVLSGYPHLEESIRFAELVFPLLGKSAVTERSAQTGGAFDIRARASAS
- a CDS encoding SfnB family sulfur acquisition oxidoreductase, with the translated sequence MGSLTGNQIDYSLHPRVNSDDPVPARPRPSEPAYVLKDEADAIRVATELAAELAKDAALRDREGLLPLRELDLYSQSGIWSIIVPKEYGGPGLSYATLAKVIAIVASGDPSVAQIAQNHIAILGLIDIDATDAEKREIFGWALQGLRFGNAFSEFGGKTVVDFKTRVTFEGDEAVVNGEKFYTTGALLSHIVPIVSIGDDGAYLVFADRETKGLTITNNWSSFGQRTTGSGSVRLENVRVPKARAVKLQDVSVVPTVQGPISQIIQAAIDAGIARNAIDETIRFVTTQSRPWIDSGKETAGEDPYTIQAIGTLKIHLHAADALLEIAGRAIDRGRADPTEENVTDATIKTAEAKVLTTQVAIDATNKLFELGGTRSTLAQHALDRHWRNARTHTLHDPVRWKFYHIGNYYLNGVNPPRHPWN